A DNA window from Candidatus Protochlamydia naegleriophila contains the following coding sequences:
- a CDS encoding RtcB family protein, which yields MSDLERIQPGIYLIPQTGGMKVPGLIVATPELLEEMDIDKPLEQVRNVAHLPGIVGYSIAMPDIHWGYGFPIGGVAATDEETGVISPGGVGYDINCGIRLAMVPGLFKDLSETTKRDLIKTIFKLVPSGVGHEHKGAGLSDTDYRRLIEKGAQWSIEQGFGFEADIDHMESHGYIKGGSLDAVSSHAKERGQKQLGSIGSGNHFVEIGEVSHIYLPAIAEAWGIAKGQTYILIHSGSRGFGHQICQDTLNAFIKQGYAENLPDRQLVAAPIKSQAGEGYFRAMAAAANFAFNNRQQILHWIRQSFKQICNIAPEEIRLIYDVCHNIAKFEEYEINGIKKRLCVHRKGATRAFGPEAKELSPLFRQTGQPVLVPGDMGRASHVMVGLGNILTWCSACHGAGRARSRIQSLKSWQGRDPIEHMRQQGIRVMASSHRTIAEEMPDAYKDVDAVVAAVQEAKLANMVAKLSPHLVIKG from the coding sequence ATGTCTGATTTAGAGCGCATACAACCAGGTATCTACCTAATTCCTCAAACTGGCGGAATGAAGGTTCCAGGCCTCATCGTTGCCACTCCTGAGCTTTTAGAGGAAATGGACATCGACAAGCCTCTTGAACAGGTCCGCAACGTCGCACACCTACCAGGTATTGTTGGCTATAGCATCGCCATGCCCGACATCCATTGGGGATATGGCTTTCCAATCGGCGGTGTTGCCGCAACCGATGAAGAGACGGGAGTGATCAGCCCGGGAGGAGTCGGATATGACATTAATTGCGGTATTCGCTTAGCCATGGTCCCAGGTCTATTCAAAGATCTTTCAGAAACAACCAAAAGAGACCTCATTAAAACCATTTTCAAACTCGTTCCTTCCGGCGTTGGCCATGAGCACAAGGGAGCCGGACTCAGCGATACAGATTACCGCCGTCTGATTGAAAAGGGAGCTCAATGGTCTATCGAGCAAGGTTTTGGATTTGAAGCGGATATCGATCATATGGAGAGTCACGGCTATATTAAAGGTGGAAGTTTAGACGCTGTCTCTTCGCATGCCAAAGAAAGAGGGCAAAAGCAGCTCGGCTCCATTGGTTCTGGCAATCACTTCGTTGAAATTGGAGAGGTCAGCCATATCTATCTGCCTGCAATTGCAGAAGCCTGGGGCATCGCAAAAGGGCAAACCTACATCCTCATTCATTCAGGATCGAGAGGGTTCGGCCATCAGATCTGTCAAGATACCTTGAATGCGTTCATCAAGCAAGGCTATGCCGAAAACTTGCCAGACAGGCAACTCGTCGCAGCTCCAATCAAAAGCCAGGCTGGGGAAGGCTATTTTAGAGCCATGGCAGCGGCAGCCAATTTTGCCTTTAACAACAGACAGCAAATTCTACACTGGATTCGCCAAAGCTTTAAGCAAATTTGCAATATCGCTCCTGAAGAAATTCGGCTGATTTACGATGTCTGCCACAACATCGCCAAATTTGAAGAATATGAAATAAATGGTATCAAAAAAAGGCTCTGCGTACACCGTAAAGGAGCTACACGAGCCTTTGGTCCAGAAGCCAAAGAACTCTCCCCTTTATTCAGACAGACAGGGCAGCCTGTTTTGGTTCCAGGCGACATGGGACGAGCCAGCCACGTCATGGTCGGTCTAGGCAACATCCTAACCTGGTGCAGTGCTTGCCATGGTGCAGGGAGAGCGCGGAGCCGCATTCAATCCCTCAAGTCTTGGCAAGGGCGCGATCCCATCGAACATATGCGTCAGCAAGGCATACGCGTCATGGCCTCTTCGCACCGAACCATTGCCGAAGAAATGCCTGATGCCTACAAGGACGTCGATGCTGTTGTCGCAGCTGTGCAGGAAGCTAAACTTGCCAACATGGTAGCCAAGCTTTCTCCCCATCTCGTCATCAAAGGCTAG